From the genome of Rarobacter incanus, one region includes:
- a CDS encoding argininosuccinate synthase — MTERIVLAYSGGLDTSVAIGWIGEATGAEVVAVAVDVGQGGEDLEVVRQRALDCGAVEAYVADAREEFAAEYCMPALAANALYMDRYPLVSALSRPVIVKHLVRAARQFGATTVAHGCTGKGNDQVRFEVATTSLAPELKTIAPVRDLALTREKAITYAEQNNLPIATTKKNPFSIDQNVWGRAVETGFLEDIWNGPTKDVYNYTDDPTFPPVEDEVTIQFVRGVPVAIDGVAVTPLQAIQEMNRRAGAQGIGRIDIVEDRLVGIKSREIYEAPGAMALIAAHSELENVTVEREQARFKKIVDQRWTELVYDGMWFSPLKKSLDTFIADTQKYVTGEVRMTLHGGRATVTGRKSDASLYDFNLATYDEGDSFDQSQARGFIEIYGLSAKLAAARDEKFGNGVDFGVGSL, encoded by the coding sequence ATGACTGAGCGGATCGTTTTGGCCTACTCCGGGGGCTTGGACACGTCAGTGGCTATTGGTTGGATCGGTGAGGCGACTGGCGCCGAGGTCGTGGCTGTGGCCGTCGACGTGGGCCAGGGCGGGGAGGACCTTGAGGTCGTCCGCCAGCGGGCGTTGGACTGCGGCGCGGTCGAGGCTTACGTCGCGGACGCCCGCGAGGAATTCGCCGCGGAATACTGCATGCCGGCGCTCGCGGCCAACGCGCTCTACATGGATCGCTACCCGCTGGTGTCCGCGCTGTCCCGACCCGTTATCGTCAAGCACCTGGTGCGCGCCGCGCGCCAGTTCGGTGCGACCACCGTTGCCCACGGCTGCACGGGCAAGGGCAATGACCAGGTCCGTTTCGAGGTGGCGACCACGTCGCTGGCCCCGGAACTCAAGACGATTGCACCGGTCCGCGACCTGGCACTGACCCGGGAAAAGGCGATCACTTACGCGGAGCAGAACAATCTTCCGATCGCCACGACCAAGAAGAACCCGTTCTCGATTGACCAGAACGTGTGGGGGCGCGCGGTGGAAACCGGGTTCCTGGAGGACATTTGGAACGGGCCGACCAAGGACGTATACAACTACACGGACGACCCGACGTTCCCGCCCGTCGAGGACGAGGTTACGATCCAGTTCGTGCGCGGTGTACCGGTTGCCATTGATGGGGTCGCGGTAACCCCACTGCAAGCAATTCAAGAGATGAACCGCCGCGCCGGAGCACAGGGCATCGGCCGCATCGACATCGTCGAGGATCGCCTGGTCGGTATCAAGTCGCGCGAAATCTATGAGGCCCCCGGGGCGATGGCACTGATTGCCGCCCACTCGGAGCTCGAGAACGTGACGGTCGAGCGCGAGCAGGCGCGTTTCAAGAAAATCGTCGACCAACGTTGGACCGAACTCGTCTACGACGGCATGTGGTTCTCGCCGCTCAAGAAGTCTCTCGACACGTTCATTGCCGACACGCAGAAGTACGTGACCGGTGAGGTTCGCATGACGCTGCACGGCGGCCGCGCGACCGTGACCGGCCGCAAGTCCGATGCAAGCCTGTACGACTTCAACCTGGCGACCTACGACGAAGGCGACTCGTTCGACCAGTCGCAGGCACGCGGTTTCATCGAGATCTACGGATTGTCGGCGAAGCTCGCCGCGGCACGCGATGAGAAATTCGGCAACGGTGTCGATTTTGGCGTAGGGAGCCTGTGA
- a CDS encoding acetylornithine transaminase, whose product MSNNDVQAAHCAHVASVAQWQDRYNSALLGVFGTPQTVLVRGEGPWVFDADGGRYLDLLGGIAVNALGHAHPALTGAVSGQLSTLGHVSNFFATPTQISLAEKLLEISQAPAGSHVFFTNSGTEANEAAFKLARRNNGDGTRTRILALTQSFHGRTMGALALTYKDAYRAPFAPLPGGVEFIPAGDLGALQEAFADGDSVAAVFLEVIQGEGGVRPLPAQYLRAVRDITSEHGALMVVDEVQTGIGRTGAWLAHQNPALATGITPDVVTLAKGLGGGIPIGAMITFGERISSLLSPGQHGTTFGGNPVACAAGLATLHVIERDGLLDHVSELGRWLQDEVAALIARRDSVVASVRGQGLLVGIELRGPWAPAAVDRAREAGFIINAVTPTTIRLAPALIITRDQLASFVEFLATLEPHSLSEGSHQ is encoded by the coding sequence ATGAGTAACAACGATGTCCAGGCGGCACATTGCGCACACGTAGCCAGCGTTGCGCAGTGGCAGGACCGTTACAACAGCGCGCTGTTGGGGGTCTTTGGGACGCCGCAGACCGTGCTGGTTCGCGGCGAGGGGCCGTGGGTGTTCGACGCGGACGGCGGGCGCTACCTGGACCTCTTGGGCGGCATCGCCGTCAACGCACTGGGGCACGCGCACCCCGCACTGACCGGCGCGGTGAGCGGCCAATTGTCGACGCTCGGGCACGTCTCGAATTTCTTCGCCACCCCGACGCAGATCTCCCTGGCGGAAAAGCTCTTGGAGATTTCGCAGGCACCCGCCGGGTCGCACGTGTTCTTCACCAATTCCGGCACCGAGGCCAACGAGGCCGCTTTCAAACTCGCGCGACGCAACAACGGCGATGGCACCCGCACCCGGATACTTGCCTTGACGCAGTCGTTCCACGGGCGCACCATGGGCGCGCTGGCACTGACATACAAGGACGCATACCGGGCACCCTTCGCCCCCCTTCCCGGCGGCGTCGAATTCATACCGGCGGGCGACTTGGGTGCGCTCCAGGAGGCGTTCGCGGATGGTGACAGCGTCGCGGCCGTGTTCCTTGAGGTCATCCAGGGCGAGGGGGGCGTGCGTCCGCTTCCCGCGCAATACTTGCGCGCCGTTCGCGACATCACCTCCGAACACGGCGCATTGATGGTTGTCGATGAGGTACAAACCGGCATCGGACGCACGGGTGCTTGGTTAGCGCATCAGAATCCCGCACTCGCGACCGGCATCACCCCGGACGTCGTGACCCTGGCCAAGGGGCTTGGCGGTGGCATCCCGATCGGTGCCATGATCACGTTCGGTGAGCGCATTTCCTCGCTTCTGAGCCCGGGGCAGCACGGCACAACATTCGGGGGCAACCCCGTTGCGTGCGCGGCCGGGCTGGCAACGCTGCACGTCATTGAGCGCGACGGCTTGCTCGATCACGTCAGCGAACTTGGGCGATGGTTGCAGGACGAGGTCGCCGCGCTGATCGCGCGGCGAGACTCCGTGGTCGCATCCGTGCGCGGGCAGGGTTTGCTTGTGGGGATCGAGCTGCGCGGACCATGGGCGCCCGCGGCCGTGGATCGGGCCCGAGAGGCCGGTTTCATCATCAACGCCGTAACCCCCACCACTATCAGGTTGGCGCCTGCGCTCATTATCACGCGCGACCAACTCGCATCATTCGTCGAATTCTTGGCAACCCTGGAGCCACACTCACTTTCGGAAGGATCGCATCAATGA
- the argH gene encoding argininosuccinate lyase: MTNASDSAALWGGRFAGGPSRALAALSKSTHFDWRLAALDIAGSKAHARVLRKAGLLTSDELDAMEAALDSLAGDVESGAFVPLESDEDVHTALERGLIERAGAELGGKLRAGRSRNDQIATLIRAYLREQAKEIGHLTLNVADALIGQADRAGTAIMPGRTHLQHAQPILVAHQLLAHVWPLLRDVDRLLDWDARAGRSPYGSGALAGSSLGLDPEAVALELGFDGPVENSIDGTASRDVVAEFAFVCAMLAIDLSRFAEEVIIWNTKEFGFITLADEFSTGSSIMPQKKNPDIAELTRGKAGRIIGDLTGLLATLKALPLAYNRDLQEDKEPVFDQVDTLAVLLPAIAGMIETATLNLARMAELAPQGFSLATDIAEWLVKAGVPFRNAHEISGACVRACEQRGIELWDLSDDDLAAIDPALTPQVRDVLSVEGSVASRDGVGGTAPSRVAEQLEQARDKVVEYRVWVNG; this comes from the coding sequence ATGACGAACGCTTCGGATTCCGCGGCATTGTGGGGCGGCCGGTTCGCGGGGGGGCCGTCCCGAGCGCTGGCCGCGCTGAGCAAATCAACGCATTTCGATTGGCGGCTCGCGGCGCTGGACATTGCCGGTTCCAAGGCTCATGCCCGCGTGCTGCGCAAGGCCGGTCTTCTCACCAGTGACGAACTGGACGCGATGGAAGCAGCGCTGGATTCGCTGGCTGGGGACGTGGAATCCGGGGCGTTCGTCCCGCTGGAATCGGATGAGGACGTGCACACCGCCCTGGAGCGGGGGCTGATCGAGCGCGCGGGCGCGGAACTGGGCGGCAAGCTGCGGGCCGGGCGCTCGCGCAACGATCAGATCGCTACCCTGATCCGCGCTTACCTGCGCGAACAGGCCAAGGAAATCGGGCACCTGACCCTCAACGTGGCTGATGCGCTGATCGGGCAGGCGGATCGGGCCGGTACCGCGATAATGCCGGGACGCACGCACTTGCAGCACGCGCAACCGATTTTGGTGGCGCACCAGCTCTTGGCGCACGTGTGGCCGCTGCTGCGCGACGTTGACAGGCTCCTCGACTGGGATGCGCGCGCCGGGCGTTCCCCCTACGGTTCGGGTGCCCTGGCGGGATCGTCCCTGGGCCTGGATCCGGAGGCTGTTGCGCTGGAACTCGGCTTCGACGGTCCCGTCGAGAACTCGATCGATGGAACGGCATCTCGCGATGTCGTCGCCGAATTCGCCTTCGTGTGCGCGATGCTCGCGATCGACCTTTCGCGCTTCGCCGAAGAGGTGATCATCTGGAATACCAAGGAGTTCGGTTTCATCACTTTGGCCGACGAGTTCTCAACGGGTTCCTCGATCATGCCCCAGAAGAAGAATCCGGACATCGCGGAACTCACCCGCGGCAAGGCCGGGCGCATCATCGGTGATCTGACGGGGCTCTTGGCAACGCTCAAGGCGCTGCCGCTGGCATACAACCGTGACCTGCAAGAGGACAAGGAACCGGTGTTCGATCAGGTCGATACGCTCGCCGTCTTGCTTCCGGCGATTGCGGGCATGATCGAAACCGCGACGCTAAACCTTGCGCGGATGGCCGAACTAGCCCCGCAGGGTTTTTCCCTCGCGACCGACATCGCGGAGTGGCTGGTAAAGGCCGGGGTTCCCTTCCGCAACGCCCATGAGATCTCGGGGGCGTGCGTGCGCGCGTGCGAACAGCGCGGAATCGAACTGTGGGATCTCAGCGATGACGACTTGGCAGCCATCGATCCGGCACTGACCCCGCAGGTCCGCGATGTGCTGAGCGTCGAGGGATCCGTTGCTTCCCGCGACGGCGTGGGCGGAACTGCGCCGTCGCGCGTCGCCGAACAACTGGAGCAGGCTCGCGACAAGGTTGTCGAGTACCGTGTATGGGTGAACGGTTAG
- the tyrS gene encoding tyrosine--tRNA ligase, with protein MSGDIVDELEWRGLVAQATDMDALRERLAAGPITVYAGFDPTAPSLHHGHLVQLVLLRHLQRAGHHVIALVGGATGLIGDPRPTTERALNTRETVKEWTERLGRQISSFLDFGGENPARMANNLDWTADLTAIDFLRDIGKHYRLGTMLAKDIVARRLASDEGISFTEFSYQILQGMDFLELNRRYGCELQTGGSDQWGNLLSGVELVRKADQKRVFAMTTPLITKSDGTKFGKTSGGAVWLDPSMMSPYAFYQFWFNTADQDVIGWLKTFTFRSRDEIAELEKAMVDSPFARAAQRALAHDVTALVHGEEATNQAILAAQALFGRGDIAELDESTLLAAVAELPHASVRVPTPLVDALVAVGIVKGKNEARRALSEGGIYINNVKVEGGPDAVLDSAQFLHGKVALVRRGKKSLAALHRDDSPAT; from the coding sequence GTGAGCGGCGACATTGTGGACGAACTTGAGTGGCGCGGATTGGTTGCGCAGGCGACCGACATGGACGCGCTGCGCGAGCGTTTGGCCGCGGGGCCGATCACGGTCTATGCGGGGTTCGATCCGACGGCACCGTCGCTGCACCACGGCCACCTGGTGCAGCTCGTATTGCTGCGTCACTTGCAGCGCGCCGGGCATCACGTCATCGCGCTCGTGGGCGGGGCAACGGGCCTGATCGGCGATCCGCGCCCGACAACGGAACGCGCGCTCAATACCCGCGAAACCGTCAAGGAATGGACCGAGCGACTCGGCAGGCAGATCTCGTCGTTCCTCGATTTCGGCGGCGAAAATCCTGCCCGGATGGCGAATAATCTCGATTGGACGGCGGACCTTACCGCGATCGATTTCCTGCGCGACATCGGCAAGCACTACCGGCTGGGAACAATGCTCGCGAAGGACATCGTTGCGCGGCGACTTGCCAGCGACGAGGGAATCAGCTTCACGGAGTTCAGCTACCAGATTCTGCAGGGCATGGACTTCCTGGAACTGAATCGGCGGTACGGCTGCGAGCTGCAAACCGGCGGCAGCGACCAGTGGGGGAATCTTCTGTCCGGCGTTGAACTGGTGCGCAAGGCGGACCAAAAGCGCGTCTTCGCGATGACGACGCCGCTGATTACCAAGTCGGACGGGACCAAGTTCGGCAAGACCTCCGGTGGGGCAGTCTGGCTGGACCCCTCGATGATGTCGCCGTACGCCTTTTACCAGTTCTGGTTCAACACTGCCGATCAAGACGTGATCGGATGGCTCAAGACGTTCACGTTCCGCAGTCGCGACGAGATCGCGGAGCTCGAAAAGGCGATGGTAGACAGTCCGTTCGCGCGGGCGGCGCAGCGGGCGCTTGCCCACGACGTCACCGCGCTGGTGCACGGCGAAGAGGCCACCAATCAGGCAATTTTGGCCGCGCAGGCGTTGTTTGGTCGCGGAGACATCGCCGAACTTGACGAATCGACCTTGCTCGCGGCGGTGGCCGAGCTGCCTCATGCGTCGGTCCGCGTGCCAACGCCGCTGGTTGACGCGCTGGTTGCGGTTGGGATCGTCAAGGGCAAGAACGAGGCCCGCCGCGCGCTTTCCGAGGGCGGCATCTACATCAACAACGTCAAGGTCGAAGGCGGTCCGGACGCGGTCCTGGATTCCGCGCAATTCTTGCATGGCAAGGTAGCGCTAGTGCGCCGCGGAAAGAAGTCGTTGGCGGCGCTTCACCGCGATGATTCGCCGGCCACCTAG
- the argF gene encoding ornithine carbamoyltransferase — MIRHFLRDDDVTPAEQREILELALAFRRDRHVRTPLAGPRSVAVIFDKPTLRTQVSFTTGIAELGGYPLLVDGNLAKIGARESISDVAKVLGRQVSAIVWRTFHQSALEEMAAICGVPVVNALTDDFHPCQVLADLSTLAEHWGGVDRLAGKTLAYVGDAANNMAHSYLLAGATAGLHVRIGGPGGYQPAGDIVKAASRIAAATGGSVTVTEDAVAAVTGADAVATDTWVSMGREEEYEQRSRPFIPFRLDAALLSKAAPNALVLHCLPAYRGQEITAEVIDGPQSVVWDEAEYRLHAQKALLTFLLDRSAAAA, encoded by the coding sequence ATGATTCGCCATTTCCTGCGCGACGACGACGTGACGCCGGCAGAGCAAAGAGAGATCCTCGAACTTGCGCTCGCGTTCCGGAGGGACCGGCACGTCCGCACCCCACTGGCGGGACCGCGTTCGGTGGCGGTCATCTTCGACAAGCCGACCCTGCGCACCCAGGTGTCCTTCACCACGGGGATCGCGGAATTGGGCGGATACCCGCTTCTCGTCGATGGCAACCTAGCGAAGATCGGCGCACGCGAATCGATTTCGGACGTCGCAAAGGTGCTGGGTCGGCAAGTTTCCGCCATCGTGTGGCGCACATTCCACCAGTCCGCACTCGAGGAAATGGCGGCGATCTGCGGGGTTCCGGTCGTCAATGCCCTGACGGACGATTTCCACCCGTGCCAAGTTCTGGCCGACCTGTCGACGCTGGCCGAGCACTGGGGCGGCGTCGATCGCCTGGCCGGCAAGACTCTCGCCTACGTCGGTGACGCGGCCAACAACATGGCCCATTCGTACCTGCTCGCCGGCGCGACGGCGGGCCTCCACGTGCGCATCGGCGGACCCGGCGGCTACCAGCCCGCCGGCGATATCGTGAAGGCGGCCTCAAGAATCGCCGCCGCCACGGGCGGATCCGTCACCGTGACCGAAGACGCCGTCGCCGCGGTGACCGGCGCTGACGCGGTTGCCACGGATACCTGGGTTTCCATGGGAAGGGAGGAGGAATACGAGCAGAGGTCTCGTCCGTTCATCCCGTTCCGCCTCGATGCTGCACTTTTGTCCAAGGCCGCGCCAAACGCCCTGGTGCTGCACTGCCTGCCCGCCTACCGTGGCCAGGAAATCACCGCCGAGGTCATCGATGGCCCGCAGTCAGTGGTGTGGGATGAGGCCGAATACCGATTGCACGCCCAAAAGGCGCTGCTGACCTTCCTGCTAGATCGATCGGCCGCAGCGGCGTGA
- the argR gene encoding arginine repressor produces the protein MSRDQAIPGTRAARHGRIRQLLAHGEYSSQGQIVQALADEGMTVTQATLSRDLDELKALRVRGARGNLAYRIPDPAERGQDRSEVVEQIANRLARVCTELLVSAQAGGNLVVLRTPPGAAQYLASALDDSVFAGVLGTVAGDDTVMVVAQDAEGARDIARKLLVLANGQDT, from the coding sequence GTGAGCCGAGACCAAGCCATCCCCGGCACCAGAGCCGCCCGCCACGGCCGCATCCGGCAGCTCTTGGCCCACGGCGAATACTCGTCCCAGGGGCAGATTGTGCAGGCCCTGGCCGATGAGGGCATGACGGTGACCCAGGCGACGCTGTCGCGGGATCTGGACGAGCTGAAGGCGTTGCGCGTGCGCGGGGCGCGCGGAAACCTTGCCTACCGGATCCCCGACCCGGCCGAGCGCGGACAGGACCGCAGCGAGGTCGTCGAGCAAATCGCGAACCGACTGGCGCGGGTCTGCACGGAGCTCTTGGTGTCGGCGCAGGCGGGCGGCAACCTTGTGGTGCTGCGCACGCCCCCGGGAGCGGCGCAGTACCTGGCCTCCGCGCTCGACGATTCGGTTTTCGCGGGCGTGCTGGGTACGGTCGCGGGGGACGACACCGTCATGGTCGTGGCCCAGGACGCGGAGGGGGCGAGGGACATCGCTCGCAAGCTGCTGGTCTTGGCCAACGGCCAGGACACCTAA
- the argB gene encoding acetylglutamate kinase, whose protein sequence is MSENTNDTADDFVFNTRTDLRPDQKAEVLIEALPWLQQFHGALVVVKYGGNAMVDDELKAAFAQDMVFLRQVGLKPVVVHGGGPQISEMLTRLGIESEFRGGLRVTTPEAMDVVRMVLTGKVSRELVGLINAHGPFAVGMSGEDGGMLRARRRRAIVDGKSVDVGLVGDVVEVDSRAVQDLLDAGRIPVVSTIAPDVEDPTQVLNVNADTAAAALAVALGARKIIVLTDVEGLYLNWPDKSSLVRQISTAALADLLPSLESGMVPKMEACLRAVHGGVRQAHIIDGRVAHAVLLEVFTRQGVGTMVLPESDGRLQSRHGIDTTGALRTVEDLV, encoded by the coding sequence ATGAGCGAAAACACGAACGACACCGCGGACGACTTCGTATTCAACACCCGCACCGACCTGCGCCCCGACCAAAAGGCAGAGGTTCTCATAGAGGCGCTGCCGTGGCTCCAGCAGTTTCACGGCGCGCTTGTGGTCGTGAAGTACGGCGGCAATGCCATGGTCGATGATGAACTCAAGGCCGCATTCGCGCAGGACATGGTGTTCTTGCGGCAGGTCGGGCTCAAGCCGGTCGTGGTGCACGGCGGCGGCCCGCAGATTTCGGAAATGCTGACCCGGCTCGGCATCGAGTCGGAATTCCGCGGAGGTCTGCGCGTGACCACCCCCGAGGCGATGGACGTGGTGCGCATGGTCCTCACCGGCAAGGTGTCGCGCGAACTCGTGGGGTTGATCAACGCGCACGGCCCGTTCGCGGTGGGCATGTCTGGGGAGGACGGCGGGATGCTGCGGGCGCGGCGGCGCCGGGCGATCGTCGACGGCAAGTCGGTCGACGTCGGGCTGGTGGGCGACGTGGTTGAGGTCGATTCGCGGGCCGTGCAGGATTTGCTCGACGCAGGGCGCATCCCCGTGGTCTCCACGATCGCGCCGGATGTTGAGGACCCGACCCAGGTCCTGAACGTCAACGCCGACACGGCTGCGGCCGCGCTCGCGGTTGCCCTCGGGGCGCGTAAGATCATTGTCTTGACCGACGTCGAGGGGCTGTACCTGAACTGGCCCGACAAGTCGTCACTGGTTCGGCAGATCTCAACGGCCGCGCTCGCGGACCTGCTGCCTAGCCTGGAATCGGGCATGGTCCCGAAGATGGAGGCGTGCCTGCGCGCCGTCCATGGCGGTGTGCGGCAGGCGCACATCATCGACGGCCGGGTCGCGCACGCGGTCTTGCTGGAGGTTTTCACCCGACAGGGCGTCGGCACGATGGTGCTGCCCGAATCCGATGGTCGGCTCCAATCGCGGCACGGCATCGATACCACCGGGGCCCTGCGCACAGTTGAGGATTTGGTATGA